The Oscillospiraceae bacterium genome has a segment encoding these proteins:
- a CDS encoding sodium ion-translocating decarboxylase subunit beta produces the protein MSEILRGVWEVIVQIFSNSGYAYFFTADGGWKNAVMLVVAFVFLYLGIKKGFEPLLMIPIAFGMLLANIPSANLAVHYSSIHEFIDLMAGRLTDASGAVLSPGLIDFLYFGVKAGVYPPLIFMGIGAMTDFAPLIANPSSFILGAAAQLGIFFTYVGAILLGFTPQQAGSIGIIGGADGPTAIFVTSQLAPELLGTIAVAAYSYMALVPIIQPPIMRALTTKKERSVVMGNLRPVSKLEKILFPILVTVIVSLLLPDAAALVGMLMFGNLLKESGQTERIAKAAQNELMNIVTILLGLSVGATTSADKFLNLDTLKIVLLGLIAFSVGTAGGVLFGKLMYIFTKGKVNPLIGSAGVSAVPMAARVSQKEGQRENPSNFLLMHAMGPNVSGVIGSAVAAGIMLTLLK, from the coding sequence ATGAGTGAGATTTTAAGAGGGGTTTGGGAGGTCATTGTACAGATCTTTTCCAACTCCGGTTACGCCTATTTCTTCACAGCGGACGGCGGCTGGAAAAACGCTGTCATGCTGGTGGTTGCTTTTGTTTTCCTGTATTTGGGTATCAAGAAGGGCTTTGAGCCGCTGCTGATGATTCCCATTGCCTTCGGTATGCTGCTGGCCAATATTCCCAGCGCCAACCTGGCCGTGCATTACTCCAGTATTCACGAGTTTATCGACCTGATGGCCGGCCGGTTGACGGACGCTTCCGGCGCCGTGCTCAGCCCCGGTCTGATCGACTTCCTGTATTTCGGCGTAAAAGCCGGTGTTTACCCGCCCCTGATCTTTATGGGCATTGGCGCCATGACGGACTTTGCGCCGCTGATCGCCAATCCCTCCAGCTTTATTCTGGGCGCTGCTGCCCAGTTGGGTATCTTCTTTACCTATGTGGGCGCGATCCTGCTTGGCTTTACCCCTCAGCAGGCCGGTTCTATCGGTATTATCGGTGGTGCGGACGGTCCTACGGCCATTTTCGTTACCTCCCAGTTGGCACCGGAGTTGCTGGGTACGATTGCTGTGGCGGCGTACTCCTATATGGCCTTGGTGCCTATCATTCAGCCCCCCATTATGCGCGCGCTGACGACCAAGAAAGAGCGCAGCGTGGTGATGGGCAACCTGCGCCCTGTTTCCAAGCTGGAGAAGATTTTGTTCCCCATTTTGGTAACGGTCATTGTATCTTTGCTGCTGCCGGATGCGGCTGCACTGGTGGGTATGCTCATGTTCGGTAACCTGCTGAAAGAGAGCGGCCAGACCGAGCGTATCGCCAAGGCGGCACAGAATGAGCTGATGAACATTGTGACCATTCTGCTGGGTCTGTCCGTAGGTGCCACCACTTCTGCGGATAAATTCTTGAACCTGGACACCCTGAAGATCGTGCTGCTGGGCCTGATCGCATTCTCCGTGGGTACTGCCGGCGGCGTGCTCTTCGGCAAGCTGATGTATATCTTCACCAAGGGCAAGGTCAATCCGCTGATCGGCTCTGCCGGTGTGTCTGCCGTGCCAATGGCCGCCCGCGTCAGCCAAAAAGAGGGGCAGAGAGAGAACCCCTCCAACTTCCTGCTGATGCACGCCATGGGACCCAATGTGTCCGGCGTGATCGGCTCTGCCGTAGCAGCCGGCATTATGCTCACTTTGTTAAAGTAA
- a CDS encoding diacylglycerol kinase family protein, giving the protein MKYVFIVNPVSGHKDKEAIFNRIRSAFRLLDDEMIVEETDHSGHAREIATAYATKYGDRCVIVCCGGDGTVHEIANGLAHTETPMMLLPLGTGNDFAKKVYGTKKINVENVIKSFGLYSGKLNYTVEPLDLIDYNGEKCINVMSYGLDTKVETIGRKIAGKIPPLGHQAYNIAVVPVMMQPLRYKVNVELDCVDENGNPYKFHRENMEYALFAICNASYYGGGFCPAPGSKLDDGLLDFTYVDPLSLAKAVPIVPRYSAGTAAEYAPDVVHTGYTVGGRFWSVDDRPLLGNCDGENFDYTEVRFKVEKHAMRICRIKE; this is encoded by the coding sequence ATGAAGTATGTATTTATTGTGAATCCGGTGTCCGGTCATAAGGACAAAGAGGCGATTTTCAACCGTATCCGCTCCGCTTTTCGTCTTCTTGATGATGAGATGATTGTGGAAGAGACGGACCATTCCGGCCACGCCCGAGAGATTGCAACGGCTTATGCGACAAAGTATGGCGATCGCTGTGTCATTGTCTGCTGTGGCGGCGACGGCACAGTACATGAGATTGCCAACGGCTTGGCGCATACAGAGACCCCTATGATGCTGCTGCCCTTGGGCACCGGCAACGATTTTGCCAAGAAAGTCTATGGCACCAAGAAGATCAATGTGGAGAATGTGATCAAATCTTTTGGCCTGTACTCCGGCAAGCTGAATTACACGGTGGAGCCGCTGGATCTGATTGACTATAACGGCGAAAAGTGCATCAATGTGATGAGCTATGGGCTGGACACCAAGGTGGAGACCATCGGCCGCAAGATCGCAGGTAAAATTCCTCCACTGGGCCATCAGGCATACAATATTGCCGTGGTGCCGGTGATGATGCAGCCCCTGCGCTACAAGGTCAATGTTGAACTGGACTGTGTGGACGAAAACGGCAACCCCTATAAATTTCATCGGGAAAATATGGAATATGCCCTGTTTGCCATCTGCAACGCCAGCTACTACGGCGGCGGCTTTTGTCCGGCACCGGGCAGCAAGCTGGACGACGGTCTGCTAGATTTTACCTATGTGGATCCGCTGAGCCTGGCGAAGGCTGTGCCCATCGTGCCGCGGTACAGTGCCGGCACGGCTGCCGAGTATGCGCCGGATGTGGTGCATACCGGTTACACCGTAGGCGGTCGCTTTTGGTCCGTGGACGATCGGCCGCTTTTGGGTAACTGCGATGGGGAGAATTTTGACTATACGGAAGTGCGTTTTAAGGTGGAGAAGCATGCCATGCGCATTTGTCGCATAAAAGAATAA
- a CDS encoding OadG family transporter subunit encodes MNPLSSILLAATGIEADRSATFTSTVVIAGIVIVLGILVLLIFVFKAFGAIVHGAETRGKKKKLKAMESQVTVASAPSAPAVKAAPAAPAPVVESGIPSEVVAVIAAAVAASEGPGAVVQSVRRVRPNPVGVRNPWAAAAVAENTRPF; translated from the coding sequence ATGAACCCGTTATCTTCAATTTTGCTGGCGGCTACCGGTATTGAGGCGGACCGTAGTGCTACCTTCACCAGCACGGTGGTGATTGCCGGCATTGTGATTGTTTTGGGCATTTTGGTGCTGCTGATCTTTGTGTTTAAGGCATTCGGCGCCATTGTGCACGGGGCAGAGACTCGTGGTAAGAAGAAAAAGTTAAAGGCTATGGAGAGCCAGGTGACTGTGGCTTCCGCACCGTCTGCACCCGCTGTCAAGGCTGCGCCTGCCGCACCTGCACCGGTGGTGGAGAGTGGCATTCCCAGCGAGGTAGTGGCTGTGATTGCAGCTGCCGTTGCGGCCAGCGAAGGCCCCGGTGCTGTGGTACAGAGCGTGCGCCGTGTGCGCCCCAATCCGGTGGGTGTGCGCAATCCCTGGGCGGCTGCCGCTGTGGCAGAGAACACACGCCCGTTTTAA